From a single Ornithorhynchus anatinus isolate Pmale09 chromosome 4, mOrnAna1.pri.v4, whole genome shotgun sequence genomic region:
- the RC3H2 gene encoding roquin-2 isoform X3: protein MPVQAAQWTEFLSCPICYNEFDENVHKPISLGCSHTVCKTCLNKLHRKACPFDQTAINTDIDVLPVNFALLQLVGAQVPDHQTVKLSNLGENKHYEVAKKCVEDLALYLKPLSGGKGVASLNQSALSRPMQRKLVTLVNCQLVEEEGRVRAMRAARSLGERTVTELILQHQNPQQLSANLWAAVRARGCQFLGPAMQEEALKLVLLALEDGSALSRKVLVLFVVQRLEPRFPQASKTSIGHVVQLLYRASCFKVTKRDEDSSLMQLKEEFRSYEALRREHDAQIVHIAMEAGLRISPEQWSSLLYGDLAHKSHMQSIIDKLQSPESFAKSVQELTIVLQRTGDPANLNRLRPHLELLANIDPNPDAVSPTWEQLENAMVAVKTVVHGLVDFIQNYSRKGHEAPQPQPNSKYKTSMCRDLRQQGGCPRGTNCTFAHSQEELEKYRLRNKKISATVRTFPLLNKVGVNSTVTTTAANVIPVIGSTETSGKIVPSTNGISSTESGVSQLIPRGTDTTLRALENVKKVGKVGANGQGVSGSPTESVPENKIGSPPKTPVSNVAATSAGPPSVGTEMSSVPPKSSPFITRLPVYPQHSENIHYFQDPRTQISFEVPQYPQTGYYPPPPTVPAGVAPCVPRFVRSNNVPESSLPPASVPYADHYSTFPPRDRVNSSPYQPPPPQPYGPVPPVPSGMYAPVYDSRRIWRPPMYQRDDIIRSNSLPPMDVLHSSVYQTSLRERYNSLDGYYSVACQPPSEPRTAVPLPRESCSHLKTGYDEQLRRKPEQWTQYHTQKAPLVSSALPMATQSPTPPSPLFSVDFRTEDLDSGDMKRRVHLFETQRRAKEEDPIIPFSDGPIISKWGAISRSSRTGYHTTDPIQATASQGSTTKPISVSDYVPYVNAVDSRWSSYGADSTSSAHYIERERFIITDLSGQRKHSSTGDLLSVELQQAKSNSLLLQREANALAMQQKWNSLDEGGHLALNLLNKEIELRNGEADYSEDATDTKPDRDIELELSALDTDEPDGQGEQIEEILDIHLGISSQNDQLLNGTSLENGHPLKQHQKEPMEKKRQSLGEDHVILEEPKAILPVAACFRQPTPAPTSSAGCLPVATSVSVGSLVLKTAHVTSEDRSDFFKPVANGKMVNS from the exons ATGCCCGTGCAGGCAGCTCAGTGGACAGAGTTTCTGTCCTGCCCAATCTGCTACAATGAATTTGATGAGAACGTACACAAGCCCATCAGTTTAGGATGCTCGCACACCGTCTGTAAGACCTGCCTGAATAAACTTCATCGCAAGGCATGCCCTTTTGACCAAACTGCCATCAACACAGACATTGATGTGCTTCCTGTAAACTTTGCACTTCTTCAGTTAGTTGGAGCCCAG GTACCAGATCATCAAACAGTAAAATTAAGTAacctgggagagaataaacaCTATGAGGTGGCAAAGAAATGTGTTGAGGATTTGGCACTCTACTTAAAACCACTAAGTGGCGGAAAGG GTGTTGCCAGTTTGAATCAGAGCGCACTGAGCCGTCCGATGCAGAGGAAACTGGTGACCCTGGTGAACTGTCAGTTGGTAGAGGAAGAAGGTCGCGTAAGAGCCATGCGAGCAGCACGCTCCCTCGGAGAGAGAACTGTAACAGAACTGATTTTACAGCACCAGAACCCTCAGCAGCTGTCTGCCAATCTGTGGGCTGCCGTTAGGGCTCGAGGATGCCAGTTTCTAGGGCCAG CTATGCAAGAAGAGGCCTTGAAGCTGGTGCTACTAGCACTGGAAGATGGTTCTGCTCTCTCACGGAAAGTTTTGGTACTTTTTGTTGTGCAAAGGCTAGAACCAAGATTTCCACAGGCATCAAAAACAAGCATTGGTCATGTTGTGCAACTACTGTATCGTGCTTCATGTTTTAAG GTTACCAAAAGGGATGAAGACTCTTCTCTGATGCAGCTGAAAGAGGAATTTCGTAGTTACGAGGCTTTGCGCAGAGAGCATGATGCACAAATTGTTCACATTGCTATGGAAGCAGGACTTCGTATATCACCTGAGCAATGGTCTTCCCTTCTTTATGGTGATTTGGCCCATAAGTCACACATGCAATCCATCATTGACAAG ctcCAGTCTCCAGAATCATTTGCAAAGAGTGTCCAGGAGTTGACAATTGTCTTGCAGCGTACAGGCGATCCAGCTAATCTGAATAGACTGAGGCCTCATCTAGAGCTTCTTGCAAACATAGATCCCAATCCAG ACGCTGTCTCTCCAACCTGGGAACAGCTAGAAAATGCAATGGTAGCTGTCAAAACAGTTGTGCATGGGCTAGTAGATTTTATACAGAATTACAGTAGAAAAGGCCACGAAGCACCACAG CCTCAGCCAAATAGCAAATACAAAACGAGTATGTGCCGAGATCTACGCCAGCAGGGAGGGTGTCCTCGCGGAACAAATTGTACATTTGCTCATTCTCAGGAAGAGCTTGAAAA ATATCGATTAAGGAACAAAAAGATCAGTGCGACTGTGAGAACATTTCCTCTCTTAAATAAAGTTGGTGTGAACAGCACCGTCACCACAACAGCTGCAAATGTCATCCCTGTCATAGGAAGTACAGAAACCTCGGGGAAAATCGTCCCAAGTACAAATGGAATTTCAAGTACCGAGAGTGGCgtctcccagttaatcccccgtGGCACTGACACCACCCTTAGAGCTTTGGAGAATGTGAAGAAAGTAGGAAAAGTTGGAGCAAATGGTCAGGGTGTCTCTGGGTCTCCTACAGAATCTGTTCCTGAAAA TAAAATTGGTTCTCCCCCCAAGACTCCTGTAAGTAATGTAGCAGCTACCTCAGCCGGGCCCCCGAGTGTTGGAACAGAGATGAGTTCTGTACCTCCAAAGTCGAGCCCTTTTATAACCAGACTACCAGTGTATCCTCAACATTCTGAAAACATTCATTATTTTCAAGATCCAAGGACCCAGATATCCTTTGAAGTCCCCCAGTACCCCCAGACAG GATACTACCCACCACCTCCAACGGTACCAGCTGGTGTGGCTCCCTGTGTTCCTCGCTTTGTGAGGTCCAATAATGTTCCagaatcctccctcccacctgcttcCGTGCCATATGCCGATCATTACAGTACATTTCCCCCTCGAGATCGAGTGAATTCTTCTCCTTACCAACCTCCTCCTCCGCAGCCGTATGGACCGGTTCCCCCAGTACCTTCTGGAATGTACGCTCCCGTGTACGACAGCAGACGCATCTGGCGTCCACCGATGTATCAACGCGATGACATTATTAGGAGCAATTCTTTACCACCAATGGATGTGCTGCATTCGTCTGTCTATCAGACGTCATTGCGGGAGAGATATAACTCTTTGGATGGATATTATTCCGTGGCTTGTCAGCCACCAAGCGAGCCGAGGACAGCTGTGCCTTTGCCGAGG GAATCCTGTAGCCACTTAAAGACCGGTTATGATGAGCAGTTAAGACGGAAACCAGAGCAGTGGACCCAGTACCACACTCAGAAAGCACCTCTTGTTTCATCGGCTCTCCCTATGGCCACTCAGTCTCCAACaccaccttctcctctcttcagtgTAGACTTTCGCACAGAG GACCTGGACAGTGGAGATATGAAGAGAAGAGTGCATTTATTTGAAACTCAGAGAAGGGCAAAAGAGGAAGACCCTATTATCCCCTTCAGTGACGGGCCCATCATCTCTAAATGGGGTGCCATTTCCAGGTCATCCCGCACAGGTTACCACACCACAGACCCTATTCAGGCCACTGCTTCCCAAGGAAGTACAACTAAGCCCATCAGTGTCTCAG ATTATGTCCCGTATGTCAATGCTGTTGATTCAAGGTGGAGTTCTTATGGAGCCGATTCCACTTCGTCAGCCCACTATATTGAACG GGAAAGATTTATAATTACTGATTTATCTGGTCAGAGAAAGCATTCCAGTACTGGAGATCTGCTGAGCGTTGAACTTCAGCAG GCAAAGAGTAATTCACTGCTACTTCAGAGGGAGGCCAATGCATTAGCTATGCAGCAGAAGTGGAATTCCTTGGATGAAGGTGGACACCTTGCTTTAAATCTCCTAAACAAGGAAATCGAATTGAGAAATGgcgag GCTGACTATTCAGAAGATGCCACCGATACTAAACCTGATCGAGATATTGAATTAGAACTCTCAGCACTTGATACCGATGAACCTGATGGACAAGGTGAACAAATAGAA gagATTCTGGATATTCACCTTGGTATCAGTTCTCAAAATGATCAACTCCTGAATGGAACGTCTTTGGAAAATGGACACCCGCTTAAGCAGCACCAAAAAGAACCCATGGAGAAGAAGAGACAAAGTTTAGGTGAAGATCATGTGATTCT GGAGGAGCCAAAAGCAATCCTGCCGGTAGCGGCCTGCTTCAGACAGCCAACCCCGGCGCCCACGAGCAGTGCAGGTTGCCTGCCCGTCGCCACGTCGGTCAGCGTTGGCAGCCTCGTTCTGAAAACCGCTCACGTCACGTCCGAAGAcagaagtgactttttcaagCCTGTTGCAAATGGCAAGATGGTTAACAGCTGA
- the RC3H2 gene encoding roquin-2 isoform X2 yields the protein MPVQAAQWTEFLSCPICYNEFDENVHKPISLGCSHTVCKTCLNKLHRKACPFDQTAINTDIDVLPVNFALLQLVGAQVPDHQTVKLSNLGENKHYEVAKKCVEDLALYLKPLSGGKGVASLNQSALSRPMQRKLVTLVNCQLVEEEGRVRAMRAARSLGERTVTELILQHQNPQQLSANLWAAVRARGCQFLGPAMQEEALKLVLLALEDGSALSRKVLVLFVVQRLEPRFPQASKTSIGHVVQLLYRASCFKVTKRDEDSSLMQLKEEFRSYEALRREHDAQIVHIAMEAGLRISPEQWSSLLYGDLAHKSHMQSIIDKLQSPESFAKSVQELTIVLQRTGDPANLNRLRPHLELLANIDPNPDAVSPTWEQLENAMVAVKTVVHGLVDFIQNYSRKGHEAPQPQPNSKYKTSMCRDLRQQGGCPRGTNCTFAHSQEELEKYRLRNKKISATVRTFPLLNKVGVNSTVTTTAANVIPVIGSTETSGKIVPSTNGISSTESGVSQLIPRGTDTTLRALENVKKVGKVGANGQGVSGSPTESVPENKIGSPPKTPVSNVAATSAGPPSVGTEMSSVPPKSSPFITRLPVYPQHSENIHYFQDPRTQISFEVPQYPQTGYYPPPPTVPAGVAPCVPRFVRSNNVPESSLPPASVPYADHYSTFPPRDRVNSSPYQPPPPQPYGPVPPVPSGMYAPVYDSRRIWRPPMYQRDDIIRSNSLPPMDVLHSSVYQTSLRERYNSLDGYYSVACQPPSEPRTAVPLPRESCSHLKTGYDEQLRRKPEQWTQYHTQKAPLVSSALPMATQSPTPPSPLFSVDFRTEFSENDLDSGDMKRRVHLFETQRRAKEEDPIIPFSDGPIISKWGAISRSSRTGYHTTDPIQATASQGSTTKPISVSDYVPYVNAVDSRWSSYGADSTSSAHYIERERFIITDLSGQRKHSSTGDLLSVELQQAKSNSLLLQREANALAMQQKWNSLDEGGHLALNLLNKEIELRNGEADYSEDATDTKPDRDIELELSALDTDEPDGQGEQIEEILDIHLGISSQNDQLLNGTSLENGHPLKQHQKEPMEKKRQSLGEDHVILEEPKAILPVAACFRQPTPAPTSSAGCLPVATSVSVGSLVLKTAHVTSEDRSDFFKPVANGKMVNS from the exons ATGCCCGTGCAGGCAGCTCAGTGGACAGAGTTTCTGTCCTGCCCAATCTGCTACAATGAATTTGATGAGAACGTACACAAGCCCATCAGTTTAGGATGCTCGCACACCGTCTGTAAGACCTGCCTGAATAAACTTCATCGCAAGGCATGCCCTTTTGACCAAACTGCCATCAACACAGACATTGATGTGCTTCCTGTAAACTTTGCACTTCTTCAGTTAGTTGGAGCCCAG GTACCAGATCATCAAACAGTAAAATTAAGTAacctgggagagaataaacaCTATGAGGTGGCAAAGAAATGTGTTGAGGATTTGGCACTCTACTTAAAACCACTAAGTGGCGGAAAGG GTGTTGCCAGTTTGAATCAGAGCGCACTGAGCCGTCCGATGCAGAGGAAACTGGTGACCCTGGTGAACTGTCAGTTGGTAGAGGAAGAAGGTCGCGTAAGAGCCATGCGAGCAGCACGCTCCCTCGGAGAGAGAACTGTAACAGAACTGATTTTACAGCACCAGAACCCTCAGCAGCTGTCTGCCAATCTGTGGGCTGCCGTTAGGGCTCGAGGATGCCAGTTTCTAGGGCCAG CTATGCAAGAAGAGGCCTTGAAGCTGGTGCTACTAGCACTGGAAGATGGTTCTGCTCTCTCACGGAAAGTTTTGGTACTTTTTGTTGTGCAAAGGCTAGAACCAAGATTTCCACAGGCATCAAAAACAAGCATTGGTCATGTTGTGCAACTACTGTATCGTGCTTCATGTTTTAAG GTTACCAAAAGGGATGAAGACTCTTCTCTGATGCAGCTGAAAGAGGAATTTCGTAGTTACGAGGCTTTGCGCAGAGAGCATGATGCACAAATTGTTCACATTGCTATGGAAGCAGGACTTCGTATATCACCTGAGCAATGGTCTTCCCTTCTTTATGGTGATTTGGCCCATAAGTCACACATGCAATCCATCATTGACAAG ctcCAGTCTCCAGAATCATTTGCAAAGAGTGTCCAGGAGTTGACAATTGTCTTGCAGCGTACAGGCGATCCAGCTAATCTGAATAGACTGAGGCCTCATCTAGAGCTTCTTGCAAACATAGATCCCAATCCAG ACGCTGTCTCTCCAACCTGGGAACAGCTAGAAAATGCAATGGTAGCTGTCAAAACAGTTGTGCATGGGCTAGTAGATTTTATACAGAATTACAGTAGAAAAGGCCACGAAGCACCACAG CCTCAGCCAAATAGCAAATACAAAACGAGTATGTGCCGAGATCTACGCCAGCAGGGAGGGTGTCCTCGCGGAACAAATTGTACATTTGCTCATTCTCAGGAAGAGCTTGAAAA ATATCGATTAAGGAACAAAAAGATCAGTGCGACTGTGAGAACATTTCCTCTCTTAAATAAAGTTGGTGTGAACAGCACCGTCACCACAACAGCTGCAAATGTCATCCCTGTCATAGGAAGTACAGAAACCTCGGGGAAAATCGTCCCAAGTACAAATGGAATTTCAAGTACCGAGAGTGGCgtctcccagttaatcccccgtGGCACTGACACCACCCTTAGAGCTTTGGAGAATGTGAAGAAAGTAGGAAAAGTTGGAGCAAATGGTCAGGGTGTCTCTGGGTCTCCTACAGAATCTGTTCCTGAAAA TAAAATTGGTTCTCCCCCCAAGACTCCTGTAAGTAATGTAGCAGCTACCTCAGCCGGGCCCCCGAGTGTTGGAACAGAGATGAGTTCTGTACCTCCAAAGTCGAGCCCTTTTATAACCAGACTACCAGTGTATCCTCAACATTCTGAAAACATTCATTATTTTCAAGATCCAAGGACCCAGATATCCTTTGAAGTCCCCCAGTACCCCCAGACAG GATACTACCCACCACCTCCAACGGTACCAGCTGGTGTGGCTCCCTGTGTTCCTCGCTTTGTGAGGTCCAATAATGTTCCagaatcctccctcccacctgcttcCGTGCCATATGCCGATCATTACAGTACATTTCCCCCTCGAGATCGAGTGAATTCTTCTCCTTACCAACCTCCTCCTCCGCAGCCGTATGGACCGGTTCCCCCAGTACCTTCTGGAATGTACGCTCCCGTGTACGACAGCAGACGCATCTGGCGTCCACCGATGTATCAACGCGATGACATTATTAGGAGCAATTCTTTACCACCAATGGATGTGCTGCATTCGTCTGTCTATCAGACGTCATTGCGGGAGAGATATAACTCTTTGGATGGATATTATTCCGTGGCTTGTCAGCCACCAAGCGAGCCGAGGACAGCTGTGCCTTTGCCGAGG GAATCCTGTAGCCACTTAAAGACCGGTTATGATGAGCAGTTAAGACGGAAACCAGAGCAGTGGACCCAGTACCACACTCAGAAAGCACCTCTTGTTTCATCGGCTCTCCCTATGGCCACTCAGTCTCCAACaccaccttctcctctcttcagtgTAGACTTTCGCACAGAG TTCTCTGAGAAC GACCTGGACAGTGGAGATATGAAGAGAAGAGTGCATTTATTTGAAACTCAGAGAAGGGCAAAAGAGGAAGACCCTATTATCCCCTTCAGTGACGGGCCCATCATCTCTAAATGGGGTGCCATTTCCAGGTCATCCCGCACAGGTTACCACACCACAGACCCTATTCAGGCCACTGCTTCCCAAGGAAGTACAACTAAGCCCATCAGTGTCTCAG ATTATGTCCCGTATGTCAATGCTGTTGATTCAAGGTGGAGTTCTTATGGAGCCGATTCCACTTCGTCAGCCCACTATATTGAACG GGAAAGATTTATAATTACTGATTTATCTGGTCAGAGAAAGCATTCCAGTACTGGAGATCTGCTGAGCGTTGAACTTCAGCAG GCAAAGAGTAATTCACTGCTACTTCAGAGGGAGGCCAATGCATTAGCTATGCAGCAGAAGTGGAATTCCTTGGATGAAGGTGGACACCTTGCTTTAAATCTCCTAAACAAGGAAATCGAATTGAGAAATGgcgag GCTGACTATTCAGAAGATGCCACCGATACTAAACCTGATCGAGATATTGAATTAGAACTCTCAGCACTTGATACCGATGAACCTGATGGACAAGGTGAACAAATAGAA gagATTCTGGATATTCACCTTGGTATCAGTTCTCAAAATGATCAACTCCTGAATGGAACGTCTTTGGAAAATGGACACCCGCTTAAGCAGCACCAAAAAGAACCCATGGAGAAGAAGAGACAAAGTTTAGGTGAAGATCATGTGATTCT GGAGGAGCCAAAAGCAATCCTGCCGGTAGCGGCCTGCTTCAGACAGCCAACCCCGGCGCCCACGAGCAGTGCAGGTTGCCTGCCCGTCGCCACGTCGGTCAGCGTTGGCAGCCTCGTTCTGAAAACCGCTCACGTCACGTCCGAAGAcagaagtgactttttcaagCCTGTTGCAAATGGCAAGATGGTTAACAGCTGA
- the RC3H2 gene encoding roquin-2 isoform X1, whose amino-acid sequence MPVQAAQWTEFLSCPICYNEFDENVHKPISLGCSHTVCKTCLNKLHRKACPFDQTAINTDIDVLPVNFALLQLVGAQVPDHQTVKLSNLGENKHYEVAKKCVEDLALYLKPLSGGKGVASLNQSALSRPMQRKLVTLVNCQLVEEEGRVRAMRAARSLGERTVTELILQHQNPQQLSANLWAAVRARGCQFLGPAMQEEALKLVLLALEDGSALSRKVLVLFVVQRLEPRFPQASKTSIGHVVQLLYRASCFKVTKRDEDSSLMQLKEEFRSYEALRREHDAQIVHIAMEAGLRISPEQWSSLLYGDLAHKSHMQSIIDKLQSPESFAKSVQELTIVLQRTGDPANLNRLRPHLELLANIDPNPDAVSPTWEQLENAMVAVKTVVHGLVDFIQNYSRKGHEAPQPQPNSKYKTSMCRDLRQQGGCPRGTNCTFAHSQEELEKYRLRNKKISATVRTFPLLNKVGVNSTVTTTAANVIPVIGSTETSGKIVPSTNGISSTESGVSQLIPRGTDTTLRALENVKKVGKVGANGQGVSGSPTESVPENKIGSPPKTPVSNVAATSAGPPSVGTEMSSVPPKSSPFITRLPVYPQHSENIHYFQDPRTQISFEVPQYPQTGYYPPPPTVPAGVAPCVPRFVRSNNVPESSLPPASVPYADHYSTFPPRDRVNSSPYQPPPPQPYGPVPPVPSGMYAPVYDSRRIWRPPMYQRDDIIRSNSLPPMDVLHSSVYQTSLRERYNSLDGYYSVACQPPSEPRTAVPLPRESCSHLKTGYDEQLRRKPEQWTQYHTQKAPLVSSALPMATQSPTPPSPLFSVDFRTEFSENVSDLRGTKFEEDHLSHYSPWSCGTIGSCMNAIDSEPKDVIANSNAVLMDLDSGDMKRRVHLFETQRRAKEEDPIIPFSDGPIISKWGAISRSSRTGYHTTDPIQATASQGSTTKPISVSDYVPYVNAVDSRWSSYGADSTSSAHYIERERFIITDLSGQRKHSSTGDLLSVELQQAKSNSLLLQREANALAMQQKWNSLDEGGHLALNLLNKEIELRNGEADYSEDATDTKPDRDIELELSALDTDEPDGQGEQIEEILDIHLGISSQNDQLLNGTSLENGHPLKQHQKEPMEKKRQSLGEDHVILEEPKAILPVAACFRQPTPAPTSSAGCLPVATSVSVGSLVLKTAHVTSEDRSDFFKPVANGKMVNS is encoded by the exons ATGCCCGTGCAGGCAGCTCAGTGGACAGAGTTTCTGTCCTGCCCAATCTGCTACAATGAATTTGATGAGAACGTACACAAGCCCATCAGTTTAGGATGCTCGCACACCGTCTGTAAGACCTGCCTGAATAAACTTCATCGCAAGGCATGCCCTTTTGACCAAACTGCCATCAACACAGACATTGATGTGCTTCCTGTAAACTTTGCACTTCTTCAGTTAGTTGGAGCCCAG GTACCAGATCATCAAACAGTAAAATTAAGTAacctgggagagaataaacaCTATGAGGTGGCAAAGAAATGTGTTGAGGATTTGGCACTCTACTTAAAACCACTAAGTGGCGGAAAGG GTGTTGCCAGTTTGAATCAGAGCGCACTGAGCCGTCCGATGCAGAGGAAACTGGTGACCCTGGTGAACTGTCAGTTGGTAGAGGAAGAAGGTCGCGTAAGAGCCATGCGAGCAGCACGCTCCCTCGGAGAGAGAACTGTAACAGAACTGATTTTACAGCACCAGAACCCTCAGCAGCTGTCTGCCAATCTGTGGGCTGCCGTTAGGGCTCGAGGATGCCAGTTTCTAGGGCCAG CTATGCAAGAAGAGGCCTTGAAGCTGGTGCTACTAGCACTGGAAGATGGTTCTGCTCTCTCACGGAAAGTTTTGGTACTTTTTGTTGTGCAAAGGCTAGAACCAAGATTTCCACAGGCATCAAAAACAAGCATTGGTCATGTTGTGCAACTACTGTATCGTGCTTCATGTTTTAAG GTTACCAAAAGGGATGAAGACTCTTCTCTGATGCAGCTGAAAGAGGAATTTCGTAGTTACGAGGCTTTGCGCAGAGAGCATGATGCACAAATTGTTCACATTGCTATGGAAGCAGGACTTCGTATATCACCTGAGCAATGGTCTTCCCTTCTTTATGGTGATTTGGCCCATAAGTCACACATGCAATCCATCATTGACAAG ctcCAGTCTCCAGAATCATTTGCAAAGAGTGTCCAGGAGTTGACAATTGTCTTGCAGCGTACAGGCGATCCAGCTAATCTGAATAGACTGAGGCCTCATCTAGAGCTTCTTGCAAACATAGATCCCAATCCAG ACGCTGTCTCTCCAACCTGGGAACAGCTAGAAAATGCAATGGTAGCTGTCAAAACAGTTGTGCATGGGCTAGTAGATTTTATACAGAATTACAGTAGAAAAGGCCACGAAGCACCACAG CCTCAGCCAAATAGCAAATACAAAACGAGTATGTGCCGAGATCTACGCCAGCAGGGAGGGTGTCCTCGCGGAACAAATTGTACATTTGCTCATTCTCAGGAAGAGCTTGAAAA ATATCGATTAAGGAACAAAAAGATCAGTGCGACTGTGAGAACATTTCCTCTCTTAAATAAAGTTGGTGTGAACAGCACCGTCACCACAACAGCTGCAAATGTCATCCCTGTCATAGGAAGTACAGAAACCTCGGGGAAAATCGTCCCAAGTACAAATGGAATTTCAAGTACCGAGAGTGGCgtctcccagttaatcccccgtGGCACTGACACCACCCTTAGAGCTTTGGAGAATGTGAAGAAAGTAGGAAAAGTTGGAGCAAATGGTCAGGGTGTCTCTGGGTCTCCTACAGAATCTGTTCCTGAAAA TAAAATTGGTTCTCCCCCCAAGACTCCTGTAAGTAATGTAGCAGCTACCTCAGCCGGGCCCCCGAGTGTTGGAACAGAGATGAGTTCTGTACCTCCAAAGTCGAGCCCTTTTATAACCAGACTACCAGTGTATCCTCAACATTCTGAAAACATTCATTATTTTCAAGATCCAAGGACCCAGATATCCTTTGAAGTCCCCCAGTACCCCCAGACAG GATACTACCCACCACCTCCAACGGTACCAGCTGGTGTGGCTCCCTGTGTTCCTCGCTTTGTGAGGTCCAATAATGTTCCagaatcctccctcccacctgcttcCGTGCCATATGCCGATCATTACAGTACATTTCCCCCTCGAGATCGAGTGAATTCTTCTCCTTACCAACCTCCTCCTCCGCAGCCGTATGGACCGGTTCCCCCAGTACCTTCTGGAATGTACGCTCCCGTGTACGACAGCAGACGCATCTGGCGTCCACCGATGTATCAACGCGATGACATTATTAGGAGCAATTCTTTACCACCAATGGATGTGCTGCATTCGTCTGTCTATCAGACGTCATTGCGGGAGAGATATAACTCTTTGGATGGATATTATTCCGTGGCTTGTCAGCCACCAAGCGAGCCGAGGACAGCTGTGCCTTTGCCGAGG GAATCCTGTAGCCACTTAAAGACCGGTTATGATGAGCAGTTAAGACGGAAACCAGAGCAGTGGACCCAGTACCACACTCAGAAAGCACCTCTTGTTTCATCGGCTCTCCCTATGGCCACTCAGTCTCCAACaccaccttctcctctcttcagtgTAGACTTTCGCACAGAG TTCTCTGAGAACGTAAGTGATTTGCGTGGTACTAAATTTGAGGAAGATCATCTTTCCCATTATTCACCCTGGTCCTGTGGAACTATCGGCTCCTGtatgaatgccattgattcagAGCCCAAGGATGTAATTGCCAATTCAAATGCTGTGCTAATG GACCTGGACAGTGGAGATATGAAGAGAAGAGTGCATTTATTTGAAACTCAGAGAAGGGCAAAAGAGGAAGACCCTATTATCCCCTTCAGTGACGGGCCCATCATCTCTAAATGGGGTGCCATTTCCAGGTCATCCCGCACAGGTTACCACACCACAGACCCTATTCAGGCCACTGCTTCCCAAGGAAGTACAACTAAGCCCATCAGTGTCTCAG ATTATGTCCCGTATGTCAATGCTGTTGATTCAAGGTGGAGTTCTTATGGAGCCGATTCCACTTCGTCAGCCCACTATATTGAACG GGAAAGATTTATAATTACTGATTTATCTGGTCAGAGAAAGCATTCCAGTACTGGAGATCTGCTGAGCGTTGAACTTCAGCAG GCAAAGAGTAATTCACTGCTACTTCAGAGGGAGGCCAATGCATTAGCTATGCAGCAGAAGTGGAATTCCTTGGATGAAGGTGGACACCTTGCTTTAAATCTCCTAAACAAGGAAATCGAATTGAGAAATGgcgag GCTGACTATTCAGAAGATGCCACCGATACTAAACCTGATCGAGATATTGAATTAGAACTCTCAGCACTTGATACCGATGAACCTGATGGACAAGGTGAACAAATAGAA gagATTCTGGATATTCACCTTGGTATCAGTTCTCAAAATGATCAACTCCTGAATGGAACGTCTTTGGAAAATGGACACCCGCTTAAGCAGCACCAAAAAGAACCCATGGAGAAGAAGAGACAAAGTTTAGGTGAAGATCATGTGATTCT GGAGGAGCCAAAAGCAATCCTGCCGGTAGCGGCCTGCTTCAGACAGCCAACCCCGGCGCCCACGAGCAGTGCAGGTTGCCTGCCCGTCGCCACGTCGGTCAGCGTTGGCAGCCTCGTTCTGAAAACCGCTCACGTCACGTCCGAAGAcagaagtgactttttcaagCCTGTTGCAAATGGCAAGATGGTTAACAGCTGA